The DNA region ATTTGGTTGTGTGAAAAACTACCTGCTTACAAAATACTGAAAGAATCCTCTTCAAGAGCAGCAGAACCACCTTCACGCAAAATCTGAATCACACGGCCTAACTGCTTCCATAGCAAACCGACGGTTGCGAGGGTTAAAGGTAAAGACAAAGAATAAGCGAACCATGCAGGAATAAAAAAGATTTGCAAGCCGCTCGCCAGGAAAATACTCATGCCTGTGCCGATACCAAACAGAGGCAGTTGCAAGCCAATCACAGACAGCTGCTCACGAATACTATTTTCATTAGCGACGATTTCACGAGCTTTGAGCTTGAGCGTGCCCTGAAAAGCTGCACCACTTGTCACAGCAATAAAGAAACCGAGTGCAACCATCACCAAAGGTGGCTGCGTCATATAGAAATAATAATAATCTTCCATCATCTGTATTTACAAATCTTAAATTTTATTGATTTCAATTATGACCGAGTTTGGGCGAAACTTGGCAAGACGGCAGCAATTCTATTGGTAGAGAGAGTCCGCAGACCTGACCATGCAATGCCTAAAAGTTTTTGAGGCTGGAATTCATCCTTCAATAAATCCCACAAACGCTGTACTTCTGCAGTATGTAAACGATCATCTTCGATCAAGGCAAGAATTAACATCCGGCGGATTTCTCCCCCTTCCTCAGACATTAAATATTGAAAGCCCATTTGCGCGGTTGGCAAAATATCAAAGCTTCTATCCGCACTGGCGATCGCCAACATATTTTCAAGACGTTGCCACTGAAATTTCCCATCTTTGAAGAGTATTTCAAGAAGCTTACGGCGTAGCTCAGGCGTTTCAGCAGTGAGCAGACGGCGCGAAACGTAAGGGTAGGAAATCTCAACAATTTTGAAATCCGGATTCAGACTTAATGCCAAACCTTCTTGGGTAACCAGAGAACGAATAATCAACGCAAACTTAGCAGGCACCCGGAACGGATACTCATACATCAGCTCTGAAAAGTCATCGGTGATTGTCTTAAAGTTAAAGTCCCCAACGCTCTCACCAACGGCATTCCCCAAGACTTTCTCCAGAGCAGGGATAATCGGGCGGATATCCGTGTGAGGCGCTAAGAAACCGAGTTCAACAAAATCTCTCGCAAGGGCTTCATAGTCTTGATTAATGAGCTGAACGACAGAGCTGGCAATGGTTTCTTTTGTCTTGTTATCGAGCTGATCCATCATGCCAAAATCGATATAAGCCATCTTCCCGTCAAACGTCGCAAACAGATTGCCGGGGTGGGGATCAGCATGAAAAAATCCATGTTCTAGTAGCTGTCGAAGTCCAGTTGTAACACCAATTTCAATAATTTCATCGGGGTTTAAACCAGCAGCGCGCATTCGATCTAACTCACTGAGTTTGTAACCATTAATCCATTCAAGGGTCAGCAAGCGAGAGCTGGTGTAATCCCAATAAATAGAGGGAACTTTAACGCGTGGATCATCAGCAAAGTTAGTGGCAAACTTTTCAGCGTTACGACCTTCATTGATGTAGTCGATTTCCTCAAAAAGCTTAAGGCCAAATTCATCCACAATCAGCGTCAGATCATGACCAAGATTGAGAGGTAGATAAGGCGCAAGAAAAGTCGCACCAATCCGCATCAGATATAAATCGAGGGTCAAAATCGGTAGAAGTTTGGGACGCTGTACTTTAACGGCAACCTCTTCACCGCTATAAAGACGGGCACGATAAACCTGAGCTAGACTTGCGGCAGCGACAGGTTCTGGAGAAATTTCGCTGTAGACATCGCTAATGCTACAGCCTAAATCTTTTTCGATAATGGCAAAGGCGATCGCATTACTAAAAGAAGGAAGTTGGTCTTGGAGTTTGATCAACTCTTCAAGGAAATCTACTTTAATCAAATCAGGGCGTGTAGAGAGTGCCTGTCCGACTTTAATGAATGTAGGGCCTAAGCGAGTCAGAATTTCTCGTAATTCGTTCGCACGGCGGTTGCGACTTTGTTCTGTTTCTCCGTTTCGTTTATCTAGCCATAGTCTCAGGGCAAATCCACCGAAAAGCCAAACTATAATGAAGGTTCGCCATAATGCTTTCCAAGGTCGCCAAAAATAGTAGTGGGCGATCGCCTGATGGTCATATCGCTTGAGGGTTGTAGATCCGAGTCGATAGTCGGGAGAAACAGAGGAATACTGGGTCACAGGCATCTCACCGTAAACAAATATTGGCTTTTGTAAACTAAAGTCAAGCTATATTGTATCGGACTTTTCAGAATCACTAAGTTTCCCCACCGAAGTTTAAGATTCTCTGCTGATTTTGGATTTATCTCGATATCAGCTCTGTAGGCTATTTTGCTGGGCTAACTGTTGTAGAAGGGTTAGGCGATCGCCTTCTGGTGAGCCAGCAGTAATGTTAGGAGACTTTGATTTATCGTTGTCTTGATTAATTGCCTTGAGAGCAGCTTGAGCAGCTTTTTTTTGAGCCAATTTTTTCGATTTTGCGGTGCCTCTGCCATATTCATGGTCTTTGACATAGACAGCCACAGTAAAAGTCTTCACATGATCAGCACCCGATTCCGCAAGAGTTTTATATTGTGGGAGCGCCCCAATTTCTGCCAAAGCCCATTCCTGTAAAGCGCCTTTGACATTCTGAGCAGTGACTAATTCCGGCTGGGCAGCCAGCTTCACTGCAATAGGTAAAACCAATTCCTCAACAAAGGCGATCGCCAAATCGATACCTGCATCTAGGAAATAAGCTCCGACAATTGCCTCAAAAGCATCACTAAGAATTTCTGGATTTTGCCTGGCCCCAATATTTTCTGTCCCTTTACCTAGTCGCAATAGACTATCCAAACCCAGATCCATCGCAAAGGTCGCTAACTGATGACGATTATTTTCTAAACCTGCCCGCAGACGGCTCAGTTCCCCTTCCTGAAGTTCCGGAAACTGCTCATACAAAAGCTTTCCCATCACAAACTTTAGAACAGCATCCCCAAGAAATTCCAGCCGTTCATTGTCTTGTTTCACCTCAGGATGTTCGTTGCAATAAGAGCTATGGGTCAGGGCTTGGGTCAGCAGACCTTCATCCCGGAACCGCGGCAAGCTTGTCATGGTTAACCTAAACTTTATAATGTTCAGAAGGAAATAAACCTAGCGTATCAGTTTCCCCATAGCAACCACTCTGACAACTTTTACCGTCAAGTCGCGTTACGGGGGCGATCGCCAAAAGATAGGGTTCTAAATCCATCACATCGCCAGAATATATAAAAGCCTAAGGGAAACACTGCGGATCAATGTCAAAAATTGAAACTAGAACCGAACCCATGGTGCTCAACATGGGGCCTCACCACCCCTCCATGCACGGCGTCTTACGCCTGATTGTCACCCTAGATGGAGAAGACGTGGTTGATTGTGAACCCGTCATCGGTTATCTGCACCGGGGCATGGAAAAGATCGCCGAAAACCGTACAAACATCATGTATGTTCCCTACGTCAGTCGTTGGGATTATGCAGCAGGAATGTTTAACGAAGCGATCACCGTTAATGCACCGGAAAAACTTGCTGACATCACCGTTCCCAAACGTGCTCAGTATATTCGTGTGGTGATGCTCGAACTGAACCGTATTGCAAACCATTTACTATGGCTTGGCCCGTTCCTCGCAGACGTTGGTGCCCAAACTCCATTTTTCTACATCTTCCGTGAGCGGGAGATGATTTATGACTTATGGGAAGCCGCTTCCGGCATGCGTTTGATCAATAACAACTATTTTCGTATTGGTGGTGTTGCAGTTGATCTTCCCTACGGTTGGAATGATAAATGTCTAGATTTCTGTGATTATTTTGATCCGAAAATCGATGAGTACGAAAAACTCATCACCAACAACCCTATTTTCCGCCGCCGCGTAGAAGGCGTGGGCACTGTTACCCGTGATGAAGCGATCAATTGGGGTTTATCAGGCCCGATGCTCCGAGGTTCCGGTGTGAAGTGGGATCTCCGCAAAGTCGATCACTACGAATGTTATGACGACTTTGATTGGGATGTTCAGTGGGAAACAGCAGGTGACTGTTTTGCCCGTTACCTCGTCCGTATTCGTGAGATGCGCGAATCTGTCAAAATTATTCGCCAAGCTCTCAAGGGAATGCCTGGTGGAGCTTACGAAAACCTTGAAGCCAAGCGGATGCTCGAAGGCAAAAAATCTGAGTGGAATGGCTTTGATTATCAGTACATCGCTAAGAAAGTGGCACCAACTTTCAAAATTCCTGAAGGCGAACATTACGTTCGGATGGAGAGCGGCAAAGGCGAAATCGGC from [Leptolyngbya] sp. PCC 7376 includes:
- a CDS encoding AarF/ABC1/UbiB kinase family protein, producing MPVTQYSSVSPDYRLGSTTLKRYDHQAIAHYYFWRPWKALWRTFIIVWLFGGFALRLWLDKRNGETEQSRNRRANELREILTRLGPTFIKVGQALSTRPDLIKVDFLEELIKLQDQLPSFSNAIAFAIIEKDLGCSISDVYSEISPEPVAAASLAQVYRARLYSGEEVAVKVQRPKLLPILTLDLYLMRIGATFLAPYLPLNLGHDLTLIVDEFGLKLFEEIDYINEGRNAEKFATNFADDPRVKVPSIYWDYTSSRLLTLEWINGYKLSELDRMRAAGLNPDEIIEIGVTTGLRQLLEHGFFHADPHPGNLFATFDGKMAYIDFGMMDQLDNKTKETIASSVVQLINQDYEALARDFVELGFLAPHTDIRPIIPALEKVLGNAVGESVGDFNFKTITDDFSELMYEYPFRVPAKFALIIRSLVTQEGLALSLNPDFKIVEISYPYVSRRLLTAETPELRRKLLEILFKDGKFQWQRLENMLAIASADRSFDILPTAQMGFQYLMSEEGGEIRRMLILALIEDDRLHTAEVQRLWDLLKDEFQPQKLLGIAWSGLRTLSTNRIAAVLPSFAQTRS
- the rnc gene encoding ribonuclease III, with the protein product MTSLPRFRDEGLLTQALTHSSYCNEHPEVKQDNERLEFLGDAVLKFVMGKLLYEQFPELQEGELSRLRAGLENNRHQLATFAMDLGLDSLLRLGKGTENIGARQNPEILSDAFEAIVGAYFLDAGIDLAIAFVEELVLPIAVKLAAQPELVTAQNVKGALQEWALAEIGALPQYKTLAESGADHVKTFTVAVYVKDHEYGRGTAKSKKLAQKKAAQAALKAINQDNDKSKSPNITAGSPEGDRLTLLQQLAQQNSLQS
- a CDS encoding NAD(P)H-quinone oxidoreductase subunit H; its protein translation is MSKIETRTEPMVLNMGPHHPSMHGVLRLIVTLDGEDVVDCEPVIGYLHRGMEKIAENRTNIMYVPYVSRWDYAAGMFNEAITVNAPEKLADITVPKRAQYIRVVMLELNRIANHLLWLGPFLADVGAQTPFFYIFREREMIYDLWEAASGMRLINNNYFRIGGVAVDLPYGWNDKCLDFCDYFDPKIDEYEKLITNNPIFRRRVEGVGTVTRDEAINWGLSGPMLRGSGVKWDLRKVDHYECYDDFDWDVQWETAGDCFARYLVRIREMRESVKIIRQALKGMPGGAYENLEAKRMLEGKKSEWNGFDYQYIAKKVAPTFKIPEGEHYVRMESGKGEIGIFIQGTNDVFPWRWKIRSADFNNLQILPHILKGVKVADIMAILGSIDVIMGSVDR